The following are encoded together in the Armatimonadota bacterium genome:
- a CDS encoding HEAT repeat domain-containing protein translates to MGSGRVHVSILALSSTVVLLLGLPPCGAAPAPDLDGAAWIWTSDAAGLNADQCTRYFRGEFTLPAGAEGGVAQITATADNYLTVFLNGTQILSRMRDPDGWNKPLTTESSGLLLPGTNCIAVEGVNTLAGPAGIIVKLSLVDGSGTPIVFVTDALWRGSDRAAPGWQRPGFDDSGWDPVTVHGEFGMPPWGDMGLPRSTVPALDFEGAKWIWTQEAARGMNLPAGPRYFRTVIDVPEMAAGARAQALITADNAFALYVNGTRIGRGSEWSQPARFDLTKVLAPGMNTIAVRALNTLEGAAALIAKIAVAQPGAQPLVWSTGEDWVCSQDAPKGWQRPGFAHTSWEPARVLGDSKMGPWGRALHIPPAAQGVLSLPVPRITDYADPVHQGAVVFVQGLFMTGSRGENFIQNISGTRAYTEFDTASPAALGKRLCSYGPMRPGGVLRVLCDAKGGLLGAPAVSFDGRTVYFAMAPEGDPYFHLFEVGIDGAGLRQITSGAFHDFDPEPLPDGRIAFSSTRTGSAEEYHGVPAFSLFSCNPQGADIRRITSHIVADREPRVCSDGSLAFIRCDNFLERAKVETHIHQVRPDGTGGRIIIGPDRLPMTWDRFTAGESNSAWLRVFGAGVPAPLPGGIVAAISEQGVVLSVNQRGRKAGSYLPYDFSPLPDGRLVCTDRDNWRICLLDPKVGLATEILDGEDLGLADELGADPGMVSDAIHSVVYAGPKPVPPAIPDMVSTPEGSGPERIPTGFLYCQNARNTRHTSADVSRIRAVRIYEGKPFTLAPTRSIYMHIGTEGRELGTVPLDEDGSFYVEVPADRALSMQAVDGEGRAVISELSWVYVRPGERRSCVGCHAQTGFAPPAVRPRATAERPLRMVDDAEPHRFRANNGANGGVLNLQLDRFREVGSINLYRQGALTDDAPERLPSGRRLEQAVLLARVHHPDPAERIAAANRLAVLRDESAVPDLVGLLQDEMPEVRVAAAVALSACGNRRALLPLADSVADAHSIVACAARSALEHLTAHSLPDGEKTAGWRAWLRNLDWDAYETELCARLRSRERLEVWRSIEALGHVGGKVAGDALAAWIAANPDAELRVLMAALRALGNCGDTGHIAALSGILQANLAPVDLPGDREAGFNQRPVYLAATAAEALGRIGGPEAEAALVDGFSKLAIFEEYTLRCGDHPWLMGCHSSPVHYRILEALDGMGSTETGRIVPAVLRSVPMDKDRALLFEFDSYEALTARVIQRSGRAAEVMETCLAWLGDPDAVRVDDLDIPVSQSPFAESHIRPHTHAARAAQILSVVCLDPDYAPRMRAVVADYLRRPVSEERSWVCFMLLRSLARLGGPDAVECALQVLREEPTEAEYGFNPPPNHWVFKAMNPFFRSAAVYALGELRERSAAPLLRSLLADFDNAPTVRHEAAVALGKVTPRENLPELADIAADYPDFATRRALLEACAQVRRK, encoded by the coding sequence ATGGGCTCCGGTCGCGTTCACGTGTCGATACTCGCTCTCTCTTCCACCGTCGTGTTGCTGCTTGGCTTACCACCGTGTGGCGCTGCCCCGGCGCCTGATCTGGACGGGGCAGCGTGGATCTGGACTTCCGATGCCGCCGGACTCAATGCCGATCAGTGCACTCGGTACTTCCGCGGCGAGTTCACCCTGCCGGCGGGAGCAGAGGGCGGGGTCGCGCAGATCACCGCCACCGCCGACAACTACCTGACAGTCTTCCTCAACGGCACGCAGATTCTGAGCCGCATGAGAGACCCGGACGGGTGGAATAAGCCGCTCACCACCGAGAGCTCCGGCCTGCTGCTTCCGGGCACGAACTGCATTGCGGTGGAGGGTGTGAACACCCTTGCCGGACCGGCGGGGATCATCGTCAAGCTGAGCCTTGTGGACGGATCGGGGACACCAATTGTCTTTGTCACGGATGCCCTCTGGCGCGGGAGTGACAGGGCGGCGCCCGGCTGGCAGAGGCCTGGCTTCGATGACTCTGGCTGGGATCCGGTTACGGTCCATGGCGAGTTCGGTATGCCCCCCTGGGGAGATATGGGCCTGCCCAGGAGCACAGTGCCTGCCCTTGATTTCGAAGGCGCGAAGTGGATCTGGACCCAGGAGGCCGCTCGGGGGATGAATCTCCCCGCGGGACCGCGGTACTTCCGCACCGTCATTGATGTGCCCGAAATGGCCGCTGGAGCCCGCGCCCAGGCGCTCATCACTGCGGACAATGCATTCGCGCTGTACGTGAACGGGACCCGCATCGGCCGCGGTTCGGAGTGGTCCCAGCCTGCGCGATTCGATCTCACAAAAGTCCTGGCGCCGGGTATGAACACCATTGCAGTGCGTGCCTTGAATACCCTCGAGGGTGCGGCGGCACTCATCGCGAAGATCGCCGTCGCCCAGCCCGGGGCTCAGCCGTTGGTATGGTCCACCGGGGAAGACTGGGTGTGCTCACAGGATGCACCCAAGGGCTGGCAGCGGCCGGGATTCGCCCATACGAGCTGGGAACCGGCGAGAGTCCTGGGTGATAGCAAAATGGGACCGTGGGGAAGGGCGCTGCACATCCCACCTGCAGCGCAGGGAGTGCTCTCTCTGCCTGTCCCGCGCATCACGGACTATGCCGACCCCGTGCATCAGGGCGCGGTCGTGTTCGTCCAGGGACTGTTCATGACAGGTTCCCGGGGCGAGAACTTCATCCAGAACATCAGCGGCACCCGGGCGTACACGGAGTTCGACACAGCCAGTCCGGCGGCCCTCGGAAAGAGGCTCTGTTCCTACGGACCAATGCGGCCTGGTGGTGTCCTGCGGGTCTTGTGTGACGCGAAAGGGGGCCTGCTCGGGGCCCCCGCAGTCTCCTTCGACGGGCGGACTGTGTACTTCGCCATGGCGCCCGAAGGCGACCCGTATTTCCACTTGTTTGAGGTGGGCATCGACGGCGCTGGCCTGCGTCAGATTACCTCAGGCGCCTTCCACGACTTCGACCCCGAGCCCCTCCCCGACGGGCGCATCGCCTTTAGCTCGACACGCACCGGTAGCGCCGAAGAGTACCACGGTGTCCCTGCGTTCTCACTGTTTTCCTGCAATCCACAGGGTGCGGATATCCGACGGATCACCAGCCACATCGTGGCGGACCGTGAGCCCCGCGTCTGCAGCGACGGGTCCCTTGCCTTCATTCGCTGCGATAACTTCCTGGAACGCGCCAAGGTCGAGACGCACATCCATCAGGTGCGCCCGGACGGTACCGGTGGCCGCATCATCATCGGGCCGGACCGCCTCCCAATGACCTGGGACCGTTTCACCGCCGGGGAGTCGAACTCAGCCTGGCTTCGGGTGTTCGGGGCAGGCGTTCCCGCGCCGCTCCCTGGAGGAATCGTTGCGGCCATCTCCGAGCAGGGCGTTGTGCTTTCAGTCAACCAGCGCGGCAGGAAAGCCGGATCATACCTGCCCTACGACTTCTCTCCGCTGCCTGACGGTCGGTTGGTCTGCACAGACCGCGATAATTGGCGCATCTGTCTTCTGGACCCCAAAGTGGGCCTTGCTACGGAGATATTGGACGGGGAGGATCTGGGGCTGGCCGATGAGTTGGGTGCTGACCCGGGGATGGTCTCCGACGCGATCCATTCCGTGGTCTATGCGGGGCCGAAACCCGTGCCGCCGGCTATCCCGGATATGGTCTCGACCCCCGAAGGGAGCGGGCCGGAACGGATACCCACGGGGTTCTTGTACTGCCAGAATGCCCGGAACACCCGGCACACGTCGGCTGACGTCTCGCGCATCAGGGCGGTTCGCATCTACGAGGGAAAGCCCTTCACACTGGCCCCGACCCGCAGCATCTACATGCACATTGGCACTGAGGGCCGGGAACTGGGGACGGTGCCGCTGGACGAGGACGGGTCTTTCTACGTGGAGGTTCCGGCGGATCGCGCTCTGTCCATGCAGGCTGTCGATGGGGAAGGCCGGGCAGTGATCAGCGAACTGAGCTGGGTTTACGTGAGACCCGGCGAACGGCGGTCTTGCGTGGGTTGCCATGCGCAGACCGGCTTCGCGCCTCCTGCGGTGCGCCCCAGAGCCACCGCGGAGCGTCCACTGCGGATGGTGGATGACGCCGAGCCCCACCGTTTTCGCGCAAATAACGGGGCAAACGGCGGCGTGCTCAACCTGCAACTGGACCGATTCCGCGAAGTCGGGAGCATCAACCTCTACCGGCAGGGCGCCTTGACTGACGACGCACCGGAGCGTCTCCCGTCGGGCAGGCGACTCGAGCAGGCCGTTCTGCTTGCTCGAGTTCACCACCCAGACCCCGCGGAGCGCATCGCCGCGGCCAATCGCCTGGCTGTCCTGCGCGACGAAAGCGCGGTTCCTGACCTGGTGGGACTGCTCCAGGATGAAATGCCGGAGGTGCGCGTAGCTGCGGCGGTTGCATTGTCGGCGTGCGGCAATAGGCGGGCGCTTCTGCCCCTCGCGGATTCCGTGGCCGATGCGCATTCCATCGTCGCCTGTGCGGCCCGATCGGCGCTGGAGCACCTCACGGCACATTCTCTGCCAGACGGGGAAAAGACCGCTGGCTGGCGCGCATGGCTGCGCAACCTGGACTGGGATGCGTATGAGACCGAATTGTGCGCCCGGCTGCGATCCCGGGAGCGGCTTGAGGTTTGGAGGAGCATCGAAGCCCTGGGGCATGTGGGCGGGAAGGTGGCTGGCGATGCGCTGGCAGCGTGGATAGCCGCAAATCCGGATGCTGAACTGCGCGTTCTGATGGCGGCTCTTCGGGCGCTGGGGAACTGCGGCGATACGGGGCATATTGCGGCGCTTTCCGGGATTCTGCAGGCGAATCTCGCGCCGGTTGACCTCCCCGGCGACCGCGAAGCGGGCTTCAACCAGCGCCCGGTGTACCTCGCCGCGACCGCGGCCGAAGCGCTGGGACGGATCGGCGGTCCGGAGGCCGAAGCGGCGCTGGTAGATGGTTTCAGCAAGCTCGCGATCTTCGAGGAGTACACCCTTCGTTGCGGGGATCATCCTTGGCTGATGGGCTGCCATTCATCGCCCGTTCATTACCGGATACTGGAAGCGCTTGACGGGATGGGCTCCACCGAGACAGGACGGATCGTGCCGGCCGTGCTGCGCTCGGTACCCATGGACAAGGACCGCGCATTGCTGTTCGAGTTCGACAGCTACGAGGCGCTTACTGCCCGGGTGATCCAGCGCAGTGGTCGGGCAGCCGAGGTGATGGAGACCTGCCTGGCATGGCTGGGCGACCCCGACGCCGTGCGCGTGGACGATCTGGACATCCCCGTTAGCCAGAGCCCCTTTGCCGAGAGCCACATCCGTCCTCACACTCACGCTGCCCGGGCGGCGCAGATCCTTTCCGTGGTCTGCCTCGACCCGGATTACGCGCCGAGAATGAGAGCGGTTGTGGCAGATTACCTGCGCAGGCCGGTGTCCGAGGAGCGTTCGTGGGTCTGCTTCATGCTCCTGCGTTCACTGGCGCGACTCGGGGGCCCGGACGCTGTGGAATGCGCCTTGCAGGTCTTGCGCGAAGAGCCCACTGAAGCCGAGTACGGGTTCAACCCGCCGCCGAATCACTGGGTATTCAAGGCGATGAACCCGTTCTTCAGATCCGCTGCGGTGTACGCCCTGGGCGAGTTGCGGGAGCGTTCCGCCGCGCCGCTGCTGCGTAGTCTGTTGGCAGACTTTGACAATGCCCCGACGGTGCGGCACGAGGCGGCGGTTGCCCTGGGCAAGGTCACGCCACGGGAGAACCTCCCGGAACTCGCGGACATCGCGGCGGACTATCCGGACTTCGCCACGCGCCGCGCGTTACTGGAAGCCTGTGCGCAGGTGAGGAGGAAGTAA
- a CDS encoding creatininase family protein → MRSPPARFFDVLRCRAFFQEGRPNAGGELQFIRKHIRPSPPAAARRQVRIPVDKVQWEEMFRYEFEGALERCPICYLPFGTLERHGAHLPYGQDAMKAHGLCVAAARKHGGVVAPPLHWGTHGNVFQEDFKRGTGWGNVTQPTGSVYITEGVLMALALEMFREVEYCGFKVIVALTGHYPEVQVTALKFAAEQFMVTSKVRVWALAEYEVSGEVEVGRDHAGKWETSLFWAMYPELTDMTRLPDPETGGYEFTSPAAHEASPELGAKMVDYIADQLGLGALKLLEETGA, encoded by the coding sequence ATGCGCTCACCTCCAGCGCGTTTCTTCGACGTCCTGCGGTGCCGGGCCTTCTTCCAGGAAGGCCGTCCCAACGCGGGTGGCGAACTGCAATTCATCCGCAAACACATCAGGCCTTCGCCGCCTGCAGCGGCAAGACGACAAGTGAGGATACCCGTGGATAAGGTCCAGTGGGAAGAAATGTTCCGGTATGAGTTCGAGGGCGCACTGGAGCGCTGCCCTATTTGCTATCTTCCCTTCGGCACCCTCGAACGTCACGGCGCGCATTTGCCCTACGGGCAGGACGCCATGAAAGCCCACGGGTTGTGCGTAGCCGCGGCGCGCAAACATGGCGGTGTGGTTGCTCCGCCCTTGCACTGGGGAACACACGGCAACGTGTTCCAGGAGGACTTCAAGCGCGGCACAGGCTGGGGGAACGTCACCCAGCCCACGGGGAGCGTCTACATCACTGAGGGCGTGCTCATGGCCCTCGCACTGGAGATGTTCCGGGAAGTCGAATACTGCGGCTTCAAGGTGATCGTCGCCCTCACGGGCCACTACCCGGAAGTTCAGGTGACCGCGCTCAAGTTCGCCGCCGAGCAGTTTATGGTCACGAGCAAGGTGCGGGTCTGGGCCCTGGCTGAATACGAGGTGTCCGGGGAGGTCGAGGTCGGTCGGGACCACGCGGGAAAATGGGAGACCTCACTCTTCTGGGCCATGTACCCCGAACTTACGGACATGACCCGTCTGCCCGACCCGGAGACCGGCGGCTACGAGTTCACCAGTCCGGCCGCACACGAGGCCAGTCCGGAACTCGGCGCGAAGATGGTGGACTATATCGCCGACCAGCTTGGCCTGGGAGCCCTCAAGCTGCTGGAGGAGACAGGCGCCTGA
- a CDS encoding right-handed parallel beta-helix repeat-containing protein, with the protein MASPFRQLLLAGAILFGAALTSSASQPIVLYVSPAGNDAWSGSLDVPNGAGTDGPLATLSAARDAIRKLKADGPLTAPVEVRLRGGLYRPDGVLTLEPQDSGTEECPVSYTACPDENPIISGGVEITGFEPWRGEILVADLPDELPTDAYFRSLFVNGERMVRARYPNYVAEDPYRKGFLYVRPDCFGEAVGAMHNQGDWLEWDAAVPADGQYSVWLLYAHGMKQLGREDMGGQTSIAVDGGAPVPLMNLPDTGGWRDYKWANSATLDLRSGKRTLRWRNDKGGGYNIDAITLTDDPNWAPLGWTRPPVAEGRHIVTIQGEDYRACEGLQIVKCGGLSASSKTTFPFLAGTAKPSWAREPDAEVHVWPSSPTSCRAFNEIAKLDAIDEIAGTITISGKEAATEVCSGDRYFVENILEELDSPGEWYLDRSARKLYLWPKSPLTDDSRVIAPRLTRLIELLGTKERPVENVKISGLTLQETDYTPDDGFVMYGACRDGVITLRHTAHITVSDCVIRNIGKAAIHSDGDGANQFVGNEIAFGAEGGIYLMNAPGGTVISDNHIHHMGWVYKHVAGISTRDQVHGALIAHNLVHEMPRWGISVGHTTSTNNVVEYNHIHHVNNETYDTGGLEVTQHSRDHRTGSIFRYNLIHDTGGYSSMMGEDMWNSWGIYLDSFAGGFTVCGNVVYNTADGGLMIQGGKDNKVFNNVFVNNGPRRQILIAHFQGNSSGTEFHHNIVAFDDPKSTLIYCGRKAPESFARWDENLYWLTTGDELRVYLPGDEPYAKWFRPLQAWRDLGFDRKSIIADPLFVDPASNDFRLLPESPAFALGIEPIDLSTVGPRER; encoded by the coding sequence ATGGCCAGCCCTTTCCGCCAGTTACTCCTAGCCGGCGCCATTCTTTTCGGGGCCGCTCTGACCTCCTCCGCGTCCCAGCCGATTGTCCTCTACGTATCCCCGGCCGGGAATGATGCCTGGTCGGGCAGCCTCGACGTCCCCAATGGTGCGGGCACCGACGGGCCACTCGCCACGCTCTCGGCGGCGCGCGACGCCATCAGGAAGCTGAAAGCCGACGGGCCCCTGACCGCTCCGGTGGAAGTGCGGTTGCGCGGAGGTTTGTACCGTCCCGATGGCGTGCTGACCCTCGAGCCACAGGACTCTGGCACTGAGGAGTGCCCCGTCTCATACACTGCCTGCCCCGACGAGAACCCGATCATCAGCGGAGGAGTCGAAATCACCGGATTCGAGCCGTGGCGCGGGGAAATCCTCGTTGCCGATCTGCCCGATGAGCTCCCGACAGACGCTTACTTCCGCTCCCTTTTCGTAAACGGCGAGCGCATGGTCCGCGCTCGCTACCCAAACTACGTCGCCGAAGACCCTTACCGCAAGGGCTTCCTCTACGTACGCCCGGACTGCTTTGGCGAAGCGGTGGGCGCCATGCACAATCAGGGCGACTGGCTCGAATGGGATGCGGCAGTGCCGGCGGACGGCCAGTATTCGGTCTGGCTGCTGTACGCCCACGGTATGAAGCAGCTTGGTCGGGAGGACATGGGCGGGCAGACGAGTATCGCGGTCGACGGCGGCGCTCCCGTCCCGCTCATGAACCTGCCCGACACCGGTGGGTGGCGGGATTACAAGTGGGCGAATTCGGCCACGCTTGACCTCAGGTCGGGCAAGCGCACCCTCCGCTGGCGCAATGACAAGGGCGGCGGGTATAACATCGACGCCATCACACTGACCGATGACCCGAACTGGGCTCCCCTTGGCTGGACGAGACCTCCGGTAGCCGAGGGTAGGCACATCGTGACGATCCAGGGCGAAGACTACCGGGCCTGCGAGGGCCTGCAGATCGTGAAGTGCGGCGGCCTCAGCGCCTCAAGCAAGACCACCTTCCCGTTCCTCGCCGGAACCGCCAAACCGTCCTGGGCCAGGGAGCCGGATGCCGAAGTGCATGTCTGGCCATCCTCCCCCACCTCCTGCCGCGCATTCAATGAAATCGCGAAGCTGGATGCAATAGATGAGATTGCGGGCACGATTACTATCAGCGGCAAGGAAGCCGCCACGGAGGTCTGCAGCGGTGATCGGTACTTCGTAGAGAACATTCTCGAGGAACTGGACAGCCCGGGCGAGTGGTACCTCGACCGTTCGGCACGCAAGCTCTACTTGTGGCCCAAGTCACCGCTTACCGATGATTCGCGAGTGATCGCCCCGCGACTGACGCGGCTCATCGAACTCCTTGGTACCAAAGAGCGGCCCGTCGAGAATGTGAAAATCTCAGGCCTCACCCTGCAGGAGACCGACTACACGCCTGATGATGGCTTCGTCATGTACGGGGCCTGCAGAGACGGCGTTATCACCCTGCGCCACACGGCGCATATCACTGTCTCAGACTGCGTTATCCGCAATATCGGCAAGGCAGCGATCCACAGCGACGGCGACGGGGCAAACCAGTTCGTTGGCAACGAGATCGCTTTCGGCGCAGAAGGCGGCATCTATCTCATGAACGCTCCCGGAGGAACGGTCATCAGCGACAATCACATCCACCACATGGGATGGGTGTACAAGCACGTGGCCGGAATCTCCACCCGCGACCAGGTCCACGGGGCGCTTATCGCTCACAATCTCGTGCATGAGATGCCGCGTTGGGGGATCAGCGTCGGCCACACCACCAGCACCAACAATGTCGTTGAGTACAACCATATCCACCACGTGAATAACGAGACCTACGACACCGGCGGCCTCGAAGTCACTCAGCACTCCCGGGACCACCGCACGGGGAGCATCTTCCGATACAATCTCATCCACGATACCGGCGGATACTCGTCCATGATGGGCGAAGACATGTGGAACTCCTGGGGGATCTACCTGGACTCTTTCGCGGGCGGGTTCACCGTTTGCGGGAATGTGGTCTACAACACCGCCGACGGCGGCCTCATGATCCAGGGCGGCAAGGACAACAAGGTCTTCAATAACGTGTTCGTGAACAACGGCCCGCGCCGCCAGATACTCATCGCACATTTCCAGGGGAATTCCAGCGGCACAGAGTTCCACCACAACATCGTGGCCTTTGATGACCCGAAATCGACGCTGATCTACTGCGGCCGGAAGGCGCCGGAATCTTTCGCGCGGTGGGACGAGAACCTGTACTGGCTCACCACCGGCGATGAACTGAGGGTCTACCTGCCGGGAGATGAGCCGTACGCAAAGTGGTTCCGGCCATTGCAGGCCTGGCGGGACCTGGGATTCGACAGGAAAAGCATAATTGCCGACCCGCTCTTCGTGGACCCGGCGAGCAATGATTTCAGACTGCTCCCGGAATCTCCGGCCTTCGCGCTCGGGATCGAGCCCATCGACCTCAGCACCGTGGGCCCGCGAGAGCGCTGA
- a CDS encoding right-handed parallel beta-helix repeat-containing protein, giving the protein MLVLIVTLSLLSSLSAFAQTADFYVSTAGNDAWSGRLEGANHPATDGPFATLERARDAVRTLRQEEPERDTPVIVMVRGGLYELEETLRFSALDSGTEKSPTVYAAYPGERPVISGGRRIDGWQVNSRGWWEVTLPEVARGRWSFTQLFVNGERRYRPRWPEEGFSFITSEEPSSPEVGDKGHDRFRFREGDIDPDWANFSDVELCTFHTWTMDRTLIKSVDREALIAQRSAPTLSQVWFFSLPKGGRFLCDNVKDALGKPGQWYLDRPTGVLTYIPLPGETPQNTEVIAPRIDMLLKLQGELALGLGVENLRFEGLTFAHTNWVMTPNGNRHPQAEVGLNAAVSATGARNCVWQNCRITHTGAYGLELGIGCTNNTVTGCEITDLGAGGVRIGHGAYAREPEAVASHNVVENCLIAHGGRMHPAGIGVWIGHSPFNRISHNEICDFYYSGFSVGWSWGYGPSHAHDNLIEFNEVHDIGQGVLSDMGGIYTLGVSPGTVIRNNRFHDIDAYGYGGWGIYLDEGSSGILAENNITYNTQSPGYRIHYGRDNIATNNIFALSQEAPLGRGRSENHLHFTIERNIIYWTQGQALGENWNGTRDNFRLNHNLYWCPNPNLLTFAGKTFEEWQATGQDTDSIVADPLFVDPKNGDFTLKDGSPAAKIGFKPIDTSEIGRIGAPGAQTPIAEPRAFPAPMIPPPLPIYADFENLKVGDKPLEAQIYEENDTATIRVTDETATSGRQCLKIVDMPGQKGEYNPHFFYSPNFLSGTLKGSFDLRVEQGTYMYHEWRDYSTGAFKVGPALHAMPDGRLMGSGRELMRVPYGKWMHVEIVCALGPDLTGTWDVGIHVQGESEAREFKGLPCNPGFNVLNWFGFTANADADGLYYLDNIRLEPVQE; this is encoded by the coding sequence ATGTTGGTTCTGATCGTCACACTATCGCTCCTTTCCTCGCTATCTGCCTTCGCCCAAACCGCAGACTTCTACGTCTCGACCGCGGGCAATGACGCCTGGTCGGGGCGGCTTGAAGGGGCCAATCACCCCGCCACGGATGGGCCTTTCGCAACCCTCGAGCGTGCCCGAGACGCCGTTCGCACCTTGCGTCAGGAAGAGCCCGAGCGCGACACTCCAGTGATCGTAATGGTGCGCGGCGGCCTGTACGAACTGGAAGAGACGCTCCGCTTTAGCGCGCTGGATTCCGGCACCGAGAAGTCGCCCACCGTCTACGCCGCCTATCCCGGGGAGCGGCCGGTGATCAGCGGCGGGCGCAGGATCGATGGCTGGCAGGTGAATTCCCGGGGCTGGTGGGAAGTGACGCTCCCCGAAGTTGCCCGGGGCCGATGGTCATTTACCCAGCTCTTCGTCAACGGTGAGCGCAGGTACCGGCCGCGCTGGCCGGAGGAAGGGTTCAGCTTCATCACGTCCGAGGAACCGTCGTCACCCGAAGTCGGTGACAAAGGCCACGATCGCTTTCGGTTCCGCGAGGGCGACATCGACCCTGACTGGGCCAATTTCAGCGACGTGGAACTGTGCACTTTCCACACCTGGACCATGGACCGCACACTGATCAAGTCCGTGGACCGCGAAGCCCTCATCGCGCAGCGCAGCGCCCCGACTCTTTCCCAGGTCTGGTTTTTCAGCCTCCCCAAAGGTGGGCGTTTCCTGTGCGACAATGTGAAGGACGCGCTGGGCAAGCCCGGCCAGTGGTATCTCGACCGACCGACGGGCGTGCTCACGTACATCCCCCTGCCGGGTGAGACCCCGCAGAACACCGAGGTCATCGCACCGCGCATCGATATGCTGCTCAAACTCCAGGGCGAACTGGCGCTCGGCCTCGGCGTGGAGAACCTGCGCTTTGAGGGCCTGACCTTCGCCCACACGAACTGGGTCATGACACCCAACGGCAACCGCCACCCACAGGCCGAAGTCGGGCTCAATGCGGCGGTATCGGCGACCGGCGCCCGCAACTGCGTCTGGCAGAACTGCAGGATCACCCACACCGGGGCGTACGGATTGGAACTCGGTATCGGCTGCACGAACAATACGGTGACCGGATGCGAGATCACCGACCTGGGAGCAGGCGGGGTACGCATCGGCCACGGCGCGTATGCGAGAGAGCCGGAAGCCGTCGCGAGCCACAACGTTGTCGAAAACTGTCTCATCGCCCATGGGGGACGCATGCACCCGGCGGGGATCGGCGTCTGGATCGGCCACTCGCCCTTCAATCGCATCTCGCACAATGAGATCTGCGACTTCTACTACTCGGGCTTCTCGGTGGGCTGGTCGTGGGGATATGGGCCCAGCCATGCCCATGACAACCTGATCGAGTTCAACGAGGTCCACGATATCGGACAGGGTGTGCTCAGCGACATGGGCGGCATCTACACCCTGGGCGTGTCTCCGGGAACTGTCATCCGTAACAACCGATTCCACGATATCGATGCCTATGGCTACGGTGGCTGGGGCATTTACCTCGACGAGGGGTCAAGCGGGATTCTGGCGGAGAATAACATCACCTACAACACCCAGAGTCCCGGCTACCGCATCCACTACGGCCGAGACAACATCGCCACGAACAACATCTTCGCGCTATCCCAGGAAGCACCCCTGGGCCGGGGACGCAGCGAGAACCACCTTCATTTCACCATCGAGCGCAACATCATCTACTGGACCCAGGGCCAGGCCCTCGGCGAGAACTGGAACGGGACCCGCGACAACTTCCGCCTGAACCACAATCTGTACTGGTGCCCGAACCCCAACCTGCTGACTTTCGCCGGCAAGACTTTCGAGGAGTGGCAGGCGACGGGGCAGGATACGGACTCCATCGTCGCGGACCCGCTGTTCGTAGACCCCAAGAACGGGGACTTCACGCTGAAAGATGGCTCTCCGGCCGCGAAGATCGGCTTCAAGCCGATTGATACGTCCGAGATCGGCCGGATTGGCGCCCCGGGCGCGCAGACCCCTATCGCGGAGCCACGGGCATTCCCGGCGCCGATGATTCCGCCGCCGCTGCCGATCTACGCGGATTTCGAGAACCTGAAGGTCGGCGACAAGCCCCTGGAGGCCCAGATATACGAAGAGAACGATACCGCGACCATCCGGGTGACCGATGAGACCGCCACCTCGGGGCGCCAGTGCCTGAAGATCGTAGACATGCCGGGGCAGAAGGGAGAGTACAACCCCCACTTCTTCTACAGCCCCAATTTCCTTTCAGGCACGCTCAAGGGGAGTTTCGATCTGCGCGTCGAACAAGGGACCTACATGTACCACGAATGGCGCGACTATTCCACCGGGGCGTTCAAGGTGGGGCCAGCTCTCCACGCCATGCCAGATGGGCGGCTCATGGGTTCCGGCCGCGAATTGATGCGCGTGCCCTACGGCAAATGGATGCACGTCGAGATCGTCTGCGCGTTGGGACCTGATCTCACGGGAACATGGGATGTGGGTATACACGTCCAAGGCGAGAGCGAGGCACGCGAGTTCAAGGGTCTACCAT